Proteins encoded in a region of the Muntiacus reevesi chromosome 21, mMunRee1.1, whole genome shotgun sequence genome:
- the IFNGR2 gene encoding interferon gamma receptor 2 isoform X1: MRRPPPPLLPPLLVLLSGFGAAAPPADSLAPLPAPRNLKVHLYNAQQALSWEPVSLDGDPRPVVYQVQYKYSTSSNWYDVNKEDSKVDCTNLTRTECDFTANSLSEGFPRRFNISLRVRAKLGGLISAWATAPWFEHYRNATIGPPENIRVIPEEGSLIIRLSAPFDVAASEAFFVYYVYYWEKAGGRQARVPRCFRSNYITLNDLKPLRVYCFQVKAELCLTKENISRPGHLSNISCSETAADASVKLQQDILAIATTFLVLLVVVGVCLFLVLKYRGLVKHWFHSPPSIPSQIEEYLRDPDQPILDALDKDSSPKDDAWDSVSIVTFPENEQEGSPQSADPSHQPTEGVL; this comes from the exons ACTCCCTGGCCCCACTGCCTGCTCCTCGAAACCTGAAGGTTCACCTGTACAACGCCCAGCAGGCGCTGAGCTGGGAGCCGGTGTCCCTGGACGGCGACCCGAGGCCCGTGGTCTACCAGGTGCAGTATAAATA CAGCACCAGTAGTAACTGGTATGATGTCAACAAAGAAGATAGCAAGGTGGACTGTACGAACCTCACCAGGACAGAGTGTGACTTCACCGCAAACAGCCTCTCGGAGGGATTCCCACGGCGTTTCAACATCTCTTTACGTGTTCGCGCTAAGCTGGGGGGCCTCATTTCTGCCTGGGCAACAGCGCCTTGGTTTGAACACTATCGGAATG CTACCATCGGGCCTCCAGAAAACATCCGGGTGATCCCAGAAGAAGGTTCCCTTATCATCAGGCTTTCTGCTCCCTTCGATGTCGCTGCCTCCGAGGCCTTTTTTGTGTATTATGTCTACTACTGGGAGAAGGCAGGAGGTAGACAGGCAAGA GTGCCACGCTGTTTCAGGAGCAACTACATCACACTGAATGATTTAAAACCCTTAAGAGTATACTGTTTTCAAGTCAAGGCAGAACTGTGTTTGACCAAAGAAAACATCTCTCGACCTGGACATTTAAGCAACATATCTTGCTCTGAAACAGCAGCAGATG CCTCTGTCAAGCTTCAACAAGACATCCTGGCCATTGCGACAACCTTTTTGGTGCTGTTGGTGGTGGTAGGGGTCTGTCTCTTCCTGGTTCTGAAGTACAGAGGCCTGGTTAAACACTGGTTTCACTCTCCGCCAAGCATTCCATCACAGATAGAAgag taTTTAAGGGATCCGGATCAGCCCATCTTAGACGCCCTGGACAAGGACAGCTCACCAAAGGATGACGCCTGGGACTCCGTCTCCATCGTGACGTTTCCAGAGAATGAACAAGAAGGGAGCCCCCAAAGCGCTGATCCGAGCCACCAGCCCACAGAAGGAGTTCTCTGA
- the IFNGR2 gene encoding interferon gamma receptor 2 isoform X2 translates to MRRPPPPLLPPLLVLLSGFGAAAPPADSLAPLPAPRNLKVHLYNAQQALSWEPVSLDGDPRPVVYQVQYKYSTSSNWYDVNKEDSKVDCTNLTRTECDFTANSLSEGFPRRFNISLRVRAKLGGLISAWATAPWFEHYRNATIGPPENIRVIPEEGSLIIRLSAPFDVAASEAFFVYYVYYWEKAGGRQARVPRCFRSNYITLNDLKPLRVYCFQVKAELCLTKENISRPGHLSNISCSETAADASVKLQQDILAIATTFLVLLVVVGVCLFLVLKYRGLVKHWFHSPPSIPSQIEEVSQVHMARCCCSCQQPALSCCSAGSFSVSGSHAGASWSLGCGGGCSVAQSCPTSLRPPLDCSLPGYPRGISQARVLQWDAMPSCRGSS, encoded by the exons ACTCCCTGGCCCCACTGCCTGCTCCTCGAAACCTGAAGGTTCACCTGTACAACGCCCAGCAGGCGCTGAGCTGGGAGCCGGTGTCCCTGGACGGCGACCCGAGGCCCGTGGTCTACCAGGTGCAGTATAAATA CAGCACCAGTAGTAACTGGTATGATGTCAACAAAGAAGATAGCAAGGTGGACTGTACGAACCTCACCAGGACAGAGTGTGACTTCACCGCAAACAGCCTCTCGGAGGGATTCCCACGGCGTTTCAACATCTCTTTACGTGTTCGCGCTAAGCTGGGGGGCCTCATTTCTGCCTGGGCAACAGCGCCTTGGTTTGAACACTATCGGAATG CTACCATCGGGCCTCCAGAAAACATCCGGGTGATCCCAGAAGAAGGTTCCCTTATCATCAGGCTTTCTGCTCCCTTCGATGTCGCTGCCTCCGAGGCCTTTTTTGTGTATTATGTCTACTACTGGGAGAAGGCAGGAGGTAGACAGGCAAGA GTGCCACGCTGTTTCAGGAGCAACTACATCACACTGAATGATTTAAAACCCTTAAGAGTATACTGTTTTCAAGTCAAGGCAGAACTGTGTTTGACCAAAGAAAACATCTCTCGACCTGGACATTTAAGCAACATATCTTGCTCTGAAACAGCAGCAGATG CCTCTGTCAAGCTTCAACAAGACATCCTGGCCATTGCGACAACCTTTTTGGTGCTGTTGGTGGTGGTAGGGGTCTGTCTCTTCCTGGTTCTGAAGTACAGAGGCCTGGTTAAACACTGGTTTCACTCTCCGCCAAGCATTCCATCACAGATAGAAgag GTTTCGCAAGTGCACATGGCACGTTGCTGTTGCTCTTGTCAGCAGCCAGCTCTGAGCTGCTGCAGTGCAGGATCTTTCAGCGTCTCCGGGAGCCACGCAGGCGCTTCTTGGTCACTTGGTTGTGGTGgtggctgttcagtcgctcagtcgtgtccgacttcccTGCGACcccccctggattgtagcctgccaggatatccccgtgggatttcccaggcaagggtactgcagtgggatgccatgccctcctgcaggggatcttcctga